The region ATGACTTTTCAAGCCACTGTATCTCCTCTTCTGTCAGTTTTCTTTTGAATTTTGCAGGTGATCCTGTCCATAATGATTGGGGTTCTATCTTTTTGTTTGGTGTTACAAGTGCGCCAGCACCTATGATGCTTTCCCTTCCAACTACTACACCATCCATAACTGTTGCAGACATGCCTATCAAACATCTGTCTTCTATTGTGCAGGCGTGGAGCATAACGTTATGTCCAACAGTAACTTCTTTTCCAATGATTGTTGGATATTTTTTATGGTCTACGTGAATTATTGTCCCATCCTGTATGTTTGTTCTGTCGCCAATTCTTATATAGTTAACATCTCCTCTTATAACAACGTTATACCATATTGAGCAGTCCTCTCCAATCTCAACATCACCTATGATCACGGCATTTTCAGCTATAAATGCAGAGGGGTGGATTTTGGGATACTTACCTTTATAAGGCTTAATTATCGCCATTTCCTTCCTCTTTATGTTTTTTTATGAATTTATAACCAACAATAAAGTAAAGGGCTGTTATGGATATCATGATAAGTGCAACTATGCCTATATACAGGAACTCCATCTACTTTCCCTTGTAAACAGCTTTTCCGGTTTCTGTTTCCCATATTGTTACAGATACAACCTTTATCTCATCAAGAAGGCCAGCTTCTCTCAGTTTATCTTCTAAAAAGTCATATATGTATTTTGCAAGTGCTTCTGCTGTTGGACAGAAATCAACTACTGTTAGTTTTAAAAAACCAAAGTTTTCCTTGAATTTTGGAAATAGAGGATCATTTTTGTCTATTATAAATGAGTGATCAAGCTGGTTGTCTATAAGATCTTTTAGGGCTGATTTTATATGGTAAAAATCTATTACCATCTCCTGCTCATTTAATTTATCAGATCCTACAGTTACTTCAACTTTATAACTGTGACCGTGAATGTTGATACACGGGTTAGGTGGTATCTCATCAGCCATAAGTTTTGCACCTTTACCAGAAGAGAGATTCTGCTTCCATACCCTGTGTCCTGCCTCAAATTTAAATCTTTTTGTTATCTCATATCTCATCGGATTATCCCCTAAAACTGTATTTTATGTCCATCAAAAACAGGACCTTCATAACATACTCTCACATAGCTGTTACTTTCAGTATCTTTAACAACACATCCTATACAGATACCAAAACCGCATGCCATCTTACTTTCCAGTGAAAGATACGCAGGTGTTTCTGTCTTTTTTGCCACTTCCATAACAGCTTTCATCATTCCCTTTGGACCGCAGACCATAAGTGCTGTGTTTTCCTTCTCTTTTATCAGGTCTTCAAGATCCTTTGTTACAAGGCCTTTTATACCGTAACTTCCATCTTCCGTATATACGATAACATCATCCTTAAACCCGTTTTCTTCTATCCATTCAAGCATTGAAAGCTGTTCTTTTCTTCTTACACCGTATATGGCTTTAAATGATCTTCCTTTTTCTTTCAGCCTTCTCATGAAAAGAGAAAGGCCTGCAAACCCGATACCACCACCTACGAGTATGTAATGATCAAAGTTCTCAGGAAAGAAGTTCCTACCAAGTGGAGCGAGAATGTTTATCTCTTCACCTTCCTTTTTTTCTGTAAGAGCTCTGGTTCCCTTTCCGTAAACATCATAAAATATGAGAATATCATCTCCCTGTATATCAGCTATAGCAAAAGCCCTTCTCATCATTGGATCATAAAGATAATCCTCAGATGATCTTACCATTACAAATGATCCTGCAGGTGCATCTTTAAGTTCTGGAGCTTTTACTCTTAGGAGCCATGTTATACCTGAAATATACCTGTTCTCAACTATCTTGTATTTTCTGTCATATATCAACTGTTTTCTCCTGGGATTGTTTGTGAATAATATTTTATAACACTTTTGGAATGGTAAGTCTGGATGAATTTTGAAAGGGAAGGGGACTACGGTCCCCTTTTATATTAGTACTTTCTTTCCTGAGGTTCGTACTTGGTTATTCTAACATCTATGTACTCTACTTTTGGGCCATCTTCTGTGTAGTATGAGAGAGAGTGTTTCAGGAAGTTCTCGTCATCTCTCTTTGGATAATCTCTTCTTGCGTGAGCTCCTCTTGACTCTTTTCTCATCTCAGCTGTTATCGCTATTGCTTCCGCAAGATCAAGAAGGAATCCAAGCTCAAGGTAGTTTATAAGTGCTGTATTGAAAAGTTTTCCGCTATCACCAGGTGCGAGATTTTTGTATCTCTCTTTAAGCTCTTTTATCTTCTCTATAGCCTCAAGCATAGGCTTTTCTTCCCTGAATATACCTACTTTGTCCCACATTGTCTGGGCCATCTCTATTCTTATATCGTTTATATTTTCTTTACTCTCTTTCTTCAGAAGTTCCTCTATCTCTTTTCTTGCCCTTTCCTCTTCAGCTTTCAGGTTAAATGTTGTATCTTCAGGTTTATTTCTTGCATACTCAACAGCTGCTGCTCCTGCTGGTTTTCCAAAGACAACAAGATCAAGAAGTGAGTTTCCGCCAAGTCTGTTAGCACCGTGAACAGAAACACAGGCACACTCACCAACAGCGTAAACACCTTTAACAGGTGTCATAGAAGTTTTGTAGTCCTCTACATGTATCCCACCCATTGAGTAGTGAGCTGTTGGTCTGACAGGGATAGGTTCTTCTATCGGATCAACACCTTCAAAATCAATGGCAAGCATCCTGATCTGAGGCAGTCTCTCTTTTATCTTTTTAGCACCGAGATGTCTAAGGTCAAGATGGACGTAAGCCATCATTCCTTCGCCCCATCCTCTACCTTCAATGATCTCAGTTTCCATAGCTCTTGCAACCATATCCCTTGGGGCGAGCTCCATCTTCTCAGGAGCATACTTTTCCATAAATCTCTCGCCTTTGTTGTTTATAAGATATCCACCTTCACCTCTAGCTCCTTCAGTAACAAGTATTCCAGTTGATCTTAAACCTGTTGGGTGGAACTGGACAAACTCCATATCCTTTAGAGGAATTCCTGCTCTGTAACAGATAGCCATTCCGTCACCTGTAGAACCGATAGCGTTTGTGTTTCTTACCCAGTAAACCCTTGCATAACCACCTGTAGCGAATATGACAGCTTTTGTCTGGATTGCATGAACTTCACCATTTCTTATATCTATAGCTATAACACCTTTTACTTCACCATTGTCAACGATAAGCTCTTTTACAAACCACTCATTCAGAAACTCAACATCATTTCTGAGACACTGTTCATAAAGTGTATGCAGTATAACGTGACCGGTTTTGTCAGCAGCGTAACATGTTCTTGGGAAACCTGCACCACCGAAAGGTCTCTGTGCTATTCTTCCATCAGGAAGTCTTGAGAATGGAACACCTAAATGCTCAAGTTCATAAATTCTCTTAGGAGCTTCCTGACACATATATTCTATCGCATCCTGATCTCCCAGATAGTCACTTCCCTTAACAGTATCAAAGGTATGAACTTCAGGGCTGTCTGAGGCGTCAACGTTAGCAAGGGCAGCGTTTATTCCTCCCTGTGCTGCACCTGTATGGGATCTTGTGGGATATACTTTCGTTACTACACCAACCTTTACATCTTTTGCTTTACTTGCTTCAAGGGCTGCCATCAGTCCTGCACCACCAGCACCTACAATCAAAACATCATACTTAAGCATAAGAACCCTCCTTACATAAAAACTAAAAGTTTTGTTTTAATTATAAATCAACAAAAAAATATTTTCTATAATTGAGATTAATTATCATGTGAAACTCATTCTATTCCAAGCTGTTTTAACCTTTTTATCCCTTTATCTCCTATATCTCTTCTGTAGTGTGCACCCTCAAAATGTATCTTTTCTACAGCTCTGTAAACCTTTTCTTTTGCTTCTGTCAATGTTTTCCCTGTTGCTGTTACTGTAAGAACCCTTCCACCAGAAGTTACCAGATTTCCGTCTTTTATATCTGTTCCAGCGTGGAAGACAACTATATCAGGATCTTTTTCAGCATCCTCAATTCCTGTTATAACTTTGCCTTTCTCATACTTTCCTGGATATCCTGCAGATGCCATAACAACGCCTATTGAATAATCCTCGCTCCACTCAGGTTTTACACTTTCTATTCTTCCTTCAAGTATATCCATTATATGCTCTACAAGATCGCTTTTTAGTCTTCTCATTATAGGCTGTGTTTCAGGATCACCCATCCTTACATTAAACTCAAGAACGTTTATCCCTTTTTCTCCAATCATAAGTCCTGCATATAGAAATCCACACAGCTCCCTTCCTTCGGACTGCATTCCCCTTAATGTTGGATACATTATCTTTTCAAGTATCTCCTTTTCTATCTCAGGTGTTACAAGAGGGGCTGGGGAGTATGCACCCATTCCACCTGTGTTAGGTCCTTTATCGTTATCAAAAACCCTTTTATGATCCTGTGATGTTGCCATGGGAACGAGCTTGTCACCTTTTACCATCGCTATGTATGATGCTTCTTCTCCTGTGAGGAACTCTTCTATAACTATTCTCTTACTTGCCTCTCCAAACCTGCCGCCAAACATATCCTTTATTGTGTTTACTGCCTCTTCCTCTGAGTTTGCTATAACTACACCTTTGCCTGCTGCGAGACCGTCAGCCTTGATAACGATAGGAGTACCCATCTTTTTAACAAACTCAACGGCCTCATTTTCGTTATCAAATGTCTCATAGAATGCGGTTGGTATCCCGTACTTTTTCATAAAGTTTTTTGCAAAAACCTTACTTGCTTCAAGAATCGCAGAGGATCTCCTGTGGCCAAATATTTTCAGTCCTGCCTCCTCAAAGGCGTCAACAATACCTTCTGAAAGAGGTTGCTCAGGACCAACTACAGTGAGGTCTATCTTTTCTTCTTTGGCAAACTTCACAAGATTTTTAATATCTGTAGGTGATATATCTACCTTTCTGGCTATCTGCCATATCCCGGCATTACCTTTTGCACAGTAAAGCTCTTTTACAAGTGGACTCTGTTTTATCTTCCAGGCAAGAGCATGTTCTCTACCACCGTTTCCTACTACTAAAACCTTCATCTACACCTCTCCTGTATTCTCTTTTGTTATTCTGTTATTAAAGAAGCCATAGCATCTTCTTCAAGCTTTGTTATGTAGCTGTAGTCTTCCCTTTCTTTGATCAGGTAAAAGCTGTTGTCAGAAACGAGAACCTCAGCAGCCCTTGGTCTGACATTGTAGTTTGAAGACATAGAAGAACCATAAGCACCAGCACTCATAACAGCAAGATAGTCTTTTCTCTGGACATCATCAATCTCCCTGTCAAGGGCGAAGAAATCACCTGTCTCGCATATCGGACCAACAATATCAGCTACAACCTTTCTTTCCTTTTTCTCAACTGAGAGTATATGATGGTAAGCGTTGTACATAGCAGGTCTTAGAAGATCGTTCATACCTGAGTCAACGATTATAAAATGTTTATCACCTTTATTTTTCAGAAAAACGACCTGTGTTATTAAAGCTCCTGCCTCCCCTATTAGCGATCTACCCGGTTCTATTATAAGTCTGAGTCCTGTTGTTCTTACTATAGGTATAACGGCTTTTGCAAGATCCTCAGGTGTAGGTGGATTATCCTCAGGTCTGTATCTTATCCCTATACCTCCACCTATATCAAAATGCTGTAGCTCAATACCTTCTTTTTTTAGTCTGAAAACAAGCTCCGCTGTTTTTTCAACAGCTTCAACATAAGGAGAGATCTCCATTATCTGCGATCCTATATGGCAGTGTATACCTATAACATCAATATTTTTTTTCTTTACAGCTTTTCTGTAAACATTAAGAGCCTCGTCAATATCAATACCGAATTTGCTTTTTCTGAGCCCGGTTGATATGTACGGATGTGTTTTTGGATCTACATCAGGATTTACCCTTATTGATATCCTGACAGTTTTGTTCAGTTTTTCAGCAAGCTCATCAAGAACATCTATCTCCATCTCGCTTTCAACATTAAATGAGAGAATGTTCTCCCTTATAGCATACTCAAGCTCAAAGTCTGTTTTTCCAACACCTGCATAAACTATCTTGTTTGATGGAAATCCTGCTTTTTTTGCCTTATAAAGCTCTCCACCTGAAACTATATCAAGTCCAAGATCGTTTTCTTCAAAGATCTTAAGTATGGAAAGATTGGAGTTTGCTTTTGCTGCGTAGCATATTAATGTGTTGTATTCTTCAAAAGCTTTTTTGTACTGATCTATTCTGTCTAATATAGCCTGCTTGCTGTATAGGTAGAAAGGTGTTCCAACCTTTGAGGCTATCTCCTTAATAGGAATGTTTTCACAAAAAAGCTGATTTTCTCTGTAATAGAAATACCTACTAAATCCTTCTTCCATCTAAATCTTTTGCCTCCAGATTAAACTTGGTTTAAAATATATATGATAAATAATACTACGAGTTTTCACAAGAGAGTAGAACTTTGGGATTGGAAATTAAAGGTGTAACTATTCCAGCTTTGATGATAAAGCTGGACAAAAGCAGATCTTTTGAGGAAAATCTTGAGGAACTTGAAAAAAAACTCTCATCAGCTTTTTTCCAGGGTTCTGTTTCTGTAGTTGATCTTTCAGATATGGAACTTTCTGAGGATCAGAAGGAAAAGATAGAAAGCATCCTCAAAAAGTACAATTCCAAGGTTTTAGGTTATAGAACATCAGACAAAAGATCTGAGAAAAGGTCTATCAGTAATGTTTCTGAAAAAAAATCTCTGAAGATAATAAATAAAACTCTCAGAAGCGGGCAGAGAGTTGAGTATGATGGTGATATCCTTATTATAGGGGATGTTAATCCGGATGCTTATGTTATAGCTTCTGGGAATATTATAGTAATGGGAACACTTAGAGGTATCGTTCATGCAGGAGCAAATGGTGATGAGACAGCTGTTATAATGGCCTTAAAGTTAAAACCACAACAGCTAAGGATAGCAAGTTATCTCACAAGATCACCTGATGAGATGGAAGAACCGGAATATCCAGAAAAGGCATATATTGAAGATAATCAGATTTATATTGATAAAATTTGAAATACCTTTGAGGTAAAAAATGATGGAAGAGAGAAAAAACGGTAAAAACGCAAGGGTTTTTGTAGTAACCTCAGGTAAAGGGGGAGTAGGAAAGACAACTGTAACAGCCAATGTGGCTACCTCCCTTGCAAAGATGGGCAAAAAGGTTCTTACAATTGATGCTGATATAGGACTTAGAAATCTTGATATGATACTTGGACTTGAGAACAGGATCGTTTATGACATTGTTGATGTTGTTGAGGGTAGAGTTTCACCTGAAAAAGCTTTTGTTAAGGATAAAAGAGGACTCTCTCTCTATCTTCTCCCTGCTGCACAGACAAAGGATAAGGAAGCGGTGAAACCTGAACAGCTTGTTGAGATAATAGAGGCAGTAAGGGAACAGTTTGATTATATATTTATAGACTCTCCTGCAGGTATAGAGGGAGGTTTCAAGACAGCTGCAGCTCCTGCAGATGAAGCACTGGTAGTCACAAATCCAGAGGTTTCTTCTGTCAGGGATGCTGACAGGATAATAGGTCTTTTAGAGTCTATGGAGAAGGAGAATATAAGACTTATAGTAAATAGAATAAGAGTACACCAGGTTAAAAAGGGAGAGATGTTATCTGTAGAAGATATAGAGGAGATACTCCAC is a window of Persephonella marina EX-H1 DNA encoding:
- a CDS encoding 6-pyruvoyl trahydropterin synthase family protein; amino-acid sequence: MRYEITKRFKFEAGHRVWKQNLSSGKGAKLMADEIPPNPCINIHGHSYKVEVTVGSDKLNEQEMVIDFYHIKSALKDLIDNQLDHSFIIDKNDPLFPKFKENFGFLKLTVVDFCPTAEALAKYIYDFLEDKLREAGLLDEIKVVSVTIWETETGKAVYKGK
- the minD gene encoding septum site-determining protein MinD, translated to MMEERKNGKNARVFVVTSGKGGVGKTTVTANVATSLAKMGKKVLTIDADIGLRNLDMILGLENRIVYDIVDVVEGRVSPEKAFVKDKRGLSLYLLPAAQTKDKEAVKPEQLVEIIEAVREQFDYIFIDSPAGIEGGFKTAAAPADEALVVTNPEVSSVRDADRIIGLLESMEKENIRLIVNRIRVHQVKKGEMLSVEDIEEILHIPKVGIVPDEEKMVDFTNKGEPIVLYAENSPAGRALINIARRLEGFDVPFDELEVKKGFLSRLFGR
- the sdhA gene encoding succinate dehydrogenase flavoprotein subunit produces the protein MLKYDVLIVGAGGAGLMAALEASKAKDVKVGVVTKVYPTRSHTGAAQGGINAALANVDASDSPEVHTFDTVKGSDYLGDQDAIEYMCQEAPKRIYELEHLGVPFSRLPDGRIAQRPFGGAGFPRTCYAADKTGHVILHTLYEQCLRNDVEFLNEWFVKELIVDNGEVKGVIAIDIRNGEVHAIQTKAVIFATGGYARVYWVRNTNAIGSTGDGMAICYRAGIPLKDMEFVQFHPTGLRSTGILVTEGARGEGGYLINNKGERFMEKYAPEKMELAPRDMVARAMETEIIEGRGWGEGMMAYVHLDLRHLGAKKIKERLPQIRMLAIDFEGVDPIEEPIPVRPTAHYSMGGIHVEDYKTSMTPVKGVYAVGECACVSVHGANRLGGNSLLDLVVFGKPAGAAAVEYARNKPEDTTFNLKAEEERARKEIEELLKKESKENINDIRIEMAQTMWDKVGIFREEKPMLEAIEKIKELKERYKNLAPGDSGKLFNTALINYLELGFLLDLAEAIAITAEMRKESRGAHARRDYPKRDDENFLKHSLSYYTEDGPKVEYIDVRITKYEPQERKY
- the purD gene encoding phosphoribosylamine--glycine ligase — protein: MKVLVVGNGGREHALAWKIKQSPLVKELYCAKGNAGIWQIARKVDISPTDIKNLVKFAKEEKIDLTVVGPEQPLSEGIVDAFEEAGLKIFGHRRSSAILEASKVFAKNFMKKYGIPTAFYETFDNENEAVEFVKKMGTPIVIKADGLAAGKGVVIANSEEEAVNTIKDMFGGRFGEASKRIVIEEFLTGEEASYIAMVKGDKLVPMATSQDHKRVFDNDKGPNTGGMGAYSPAPLVTPEIEKEILEKIMYPTLRGMQSEGRELCGFLYAGLMIGEKGINVLEFNVRMGDPETQPIMRRLKSDLVEHIMDILEGRIESVKPEWSEDYSIGVVMASAGYPGKYEKGKVITGIEDAEKDPDIVVFHAGTDIKDGNLVTSGGRVLTVTATGKTLTEAKEKVYRAVEKIHFEGAHYRRDIGDKGIKRLKQLGIE
- a CDS encoding dihydroorotate dehydrogenase electron transfer subunit; its protein translation is MIYDRKYKIVENRYISGITWLLRVKAPELKDAPAGSFVMVRSSEDYLYDPMMRRAFAIADIQGDDILIFYDVYGKGTRALTEKKEGEEINILAPLGRNFFPENFDHYILVGGGIGFAGLSLFMRRLKEKGRSFKAIYGVRRKEQLSMLEWIEENGFKDDVIVYTEDGSYGIKGLVTKDLEDLIKEKENTALMVCGPKGMMKAVMEVAKKTETPAYLSLESKMACGFGICIGCVVKDTESNSYVRVCYEGPVFDGHKIQF
- the minC gene encoding septum site-determining protein MinC — its product is MGLEIKGVTIPALMIKLDKSRSFEENLEELEKKLSSAFFQGSVSVVDLSDMELSEDQKEKIESILKKYNSKVLGYRTSDKRSEKRSISNVSEKKSLKIINKTLRSGQRVEYDGDILIIGDVNPDAYVIASGNIIVMGTLRGIVHAGANGDETAVIMALKLKPQQLRIASYLTRSPDEMEEPEYPEKAYIEDNQIYIDKI
- the lysA gene encoding diaminopimelate decarboxylase encodes the protein MEEGFSRYFYYRENQLFCENIPIKEIASKVGTPFYLYSKQAILDRIDQYKKAFEEYNTLICYAAKANSNLSILKIFEENDLGLDIVSGGELYKAKKAGFPSNKIVYAGVGKTDFELEYAIRENILSFNVESEMEIDVLDELAEKLNKTVRISIRVNPDVDPKTHPYISTGLRKSKFGIDIDEALNVYRKAVKKKNIDVIGIHCHIGSQIMEISPYVEAVEKTAELVFRLKKEGIELQHFDIGGGIGIRYRPEDNPPTPEDLAKAVIPIVRTTGLRLIIEPGRSLIGEAGALITQVVFLKNKGDKHFIIVDSGMNDLLRPAMYNAYHHILSVEKKERKVVADIVGPICETGDFFALDREIDDVQRKDYLAVMSAGAYGSSMSSNYNVRPRAAEVLVSDNSFYLIKEREDYSYITKLEEDAMASLITE
- a CDS encoding gamma carbonic anhydrase family protein, translated to MAIIKPYKGKYPKIHPSAFIAENAVIIGDVEIGEDCSIWYNVVIRGDVNYIRIGDRTNIQDGTIIHVDHKKYPTIIGKEVTVGHNVMLHACTIEDRCLIGMSATVMDGVVVGRESIIGAGALVTPNKKIEPQSLWTGSPAKFKRKLTEEEIQWLEKSYQNYIRYKNSYLNQL